The following proteins come from a genomic window of Actinomycetota bacterium:
- a CDS encoding STAS domain-containing protein codes for MSGAEPAGIHRDGRWVSATWDGDVDMSNAAGLEQAALGAMHNSDDGLTIDLGLVTYLDSAGIRSLLNMRRLLEDRQQRLLLVVPSNSVLRKALEIGGVIAVIPVYSTMESAGNHRV; via the coding sequence GTGAGCGGCGCCGAACCGGCCGGGATCCACCGGGACGGCCGCTGGGTGAGCGCGACCTGGGACGGGGACGTCGACATGTCCAACGCCGCCGGTTTGGAGCAGGCGGCCCTGGGCGCGATGCACAACTCCGACGACGGACTGACAATCGACCTAGGACTCGTCACCTACCTGGACAGCGCCGGAATCCGCTCGCTGCTCAACATGAGGCGGCTCCTGGAGGACCGCCAGCAGCGGCTGCTACTGGTCGTGCCGTCAAATTCCGTCCTCCGCAAGGCGCTGGAGATCGGCGGGGTCATTGCGGTTATCCCCGTGTACTCGACCATGGAGTCGGCGGGCAACCACCGGGTCTGA
- a CDS encoding metallophosphoesterase translates to MLAGLAAAGLAPVAYGFVEAKRFRIGRYEVPILPPGANPIRILQVSDFHLRPQNRLMIKFLKSLGSEEYDLVFATGDLLGGLDAVDDCLEVLNGLRGRAGRLFVFGSSDYFAPVLKNYFDYFRKRRRHGRMRNPTQQFRRSLLEAGWLDMNNANVVLDVNATRTQLTGLDDPYLKWDNRALLKKDPSAEISILVVHAPDPYEDAFKEGYDLLVAGHTHGGQVRFPFVGAVVTNSTLPTSLAMGLSKVGRSWLFVTPGVGTGKFAPFRFLCPPEASVLTLVPRQD, encoded by the coding sequence GTGCTCGCCGGACTGGCTGCCGCCGGCCTGGCGCCGGTGGCTTACGGATTTGTCGAGGCCAAGCGGTTTCGCATCGGCCGTTACGAGGTTCCGATCCTGCCCCCGGGCGCCAACCCGATCCGGATCCTCCAGGTCTCCGACTTCCACCTCAGGCCCCAGAACCGGCTGATGATCAAGTTCCTGAAGTCGCTCGGCTCCGAGGAGTACGACCTGGTGTTCGCCACCGGCGACCTGCTCGGGGGCCTCGATGCGGTCGACGACTGCCTGGAGGTCCTGAACGGACTTCGCGGCCGGGCGGGGCGGCTCTTCGTGTTCGGCTCATCCGACTACTTCGCGCCGGTGCTGAAGAACTACTTCGACTACTTCCGGAAACGCCGCCGCCACGGCAGGATGCGCAACCCTACGCAGCAATTCCGCCGCAGCCTGCTGGAGGCCGGCTGGCTGGACATGAACAACGCCAACGTCGTCCTGGACGTGAACGCCACCCGGACCCAGCTGACCGGCCTGGACGACCCGTACCTCAAGTGGGACAACCGGGCTCTGCTCAAAAAGGACCCGTCGGCCGAGATCTCCATCCTGGTGGTCCACGCCCCCGACCCGTACGAGGACGCGTTCAAGGAGGGTTACGACCTGCTGGTCGCCGGCCACACCCACGGCGGGCAGGTGCGGTTCCCGTTCGTCGGGGCGGTGGTGACCAACTCCACCCTGCCGACATCGCTGGCGATGGGCCTTTCGAAGGTCGGCCGCTCGTGGCTGTTCGTCACCCCCGGCGTCGGCACCGGCAAGTTTGCCCCCTTCCGGTTCCTCTGCCCGCCCGAGGCGTCGGTCCTGACCCTGGTCCCCCGCCAAGACTAG
- a CDS encoding SpoIIE family protein phosphatase: MATSESQANIAEEHLRRLQSVTDSALAHLTVESLLDELLVRIRDLLRADTAAVLLLDEQNQELVATAAKGLEEEVEQGVRLPVGGGFAGRIAATGRPVILEEVDHRKVLNPLLLSKGIRSMLGVPLIVHGNVIGVLHVGTLTPRTFVTEDVELMQLVADRVAMAVHIRREHSQRALAETLQRSLLPDRFPKVHGVEISGHYQPAEGGIVGGDWFDVFVVGAESLCVVVGDIAGRGVPAAIAMGRLRNAVRALVFVNGKPDLTVSQLNDFLLHFDPGVMATVLVGLLEPDGTMRYANAGHLPPVYVDSLGRAHLIEEPAEPPLGGVDFMSYRERTLRLEPGSTLLIYTDGLVERRGRPLEEGLEALRAASEHPWRSLDALRGDVFNDRAPVLADDLAILAVRLAGVDLLEEIHATIAADPRELGPLRRSFRRWLAANGADPQQTQDVLVAVGEAVSNSIEHAHGPGGGSIRIDAVRKDSILEISVCDRGSWREPRGTNRGLGRSLMRKLMDEVDFVTDEHGTCVTLRTRLRFPT, from the coding sequence ATGGCGACCAGCGAGAGCCAAGCCAACATCGCCGAGGAACACCTCAGGCGGCTCCAGAGCGTCACCGACTCCGCACTGGCGCACCTCACGGTCGAATCCCTCCTCGACGAGCTGCTCGTCCGCATCCGCGACCTCCTCCGCGCAGACACCGCGGCAGTCCTGCTCCTGGACGAGCAGAATCAGGAGCTGGTGGCGACGGCGGCCAAAGGGTTGGAGGAGGAGGTCGAGCAGGGGGTCCGCCTCCCCGTGGGGGGCGGGTTCGCCGGCCGGATCGCAGCCACCGGGCGGCCGGTCATCCTCGAGGAGGTCGATCACCGCAAGGTCCTGAACCCGCTTTTGTTGTCCAAGGGAATCCGGTCGATGCTCGGGGTTCCGCTCATCGTCCACGGCAACGTGATCGGTGTCCTGCACGTCGGGACCCTCACGCCCCGGACCTTCGTCACCGAAGACGTCGAGCTGATGCAGCTCGTGGCCGACCGGGTTGCCATGGCGGTTCACATCCGGCGTGAACACAGCCAGCGCGCGCTGGCTGAGACGCTGCAGCGAAGCCTGCTTCCAGACCGGTTCCCGAAGGTGCACGGGGTGGAGATCTCCGGGCACTACCAGCCCGCCGAGGGAGGAATCGTCGGCGGCGACTGGTTCGATGTCTTCGTGGTGGGCGCCGAGTCTTTGTGCGTGGTGGTAGGAGACATAGCCGGCCGGGGAGTCCCGGCCGCCATCGCGATGGGCAGGCTTCGGAACGCGGTGAGGGCGCTGGTGTTCGTCAACGGCAAACCGGATCTCACGGTTTCCCAGCTGAACGACTTCCTTCTTCACTTCGACCCCGGGGTCATGGCCACGGTTCTGGTCGGACTGCTGGAGCCCGACGGGACGATGAGGTATGCCAACGCGGGGCACCTGCCGCCGGTCTACGTGGACTCGCTGGGTCGGGCTCACCTCATCGAGGAGCCGGCAGAGCCGCCGCTCGGAGGCGTGGACTTCATGAGCTACCGGGAGCGAACGCTCCGGCTGGAGCCGGGCTCCACGCTCCTGATCTACACCGACGGCCTGGTCGAGCGGCGGGGTCGCCCCCTGGAGGAGGGTCTGGAAGCACTCAGGGCAGCGTCGGAGCACCCCTGGAGGAGCCTCGACGCTCTCCGGGGGGACGTGTTCAACGACCGGGCCCCGGTTCTTGCCGACGACCTTGCGATCCTGGCCGTCCGGCTCGCCGGGGTCGACCTCCTGGAGGAGATTCACGCCACGATTGCGGCCGACCCCAGAGAGCTCGGCCCGCTGCGCCGGTCATTTCGCAGGTGGCTTGCCGCCAACGGCGCCGACCCGCAGCAAACCCAGGACGTCCTGGTTGCCGTAGGGGAGGCGGTTTCAAACTCCATCGAGCATGCCCATGGCCCGGGCGGCGGGTCAATCCGAATCGATGCGGTCCGCAAGGACTCGATTTTGGAGATATCGGTCTGTGACCGGGGTTCGTGGCGGGAGCCGCGGGGTACCAACCGGGGGCTGGGCCGTTCCCTGATGCGCAAGCTTATGGATGAGGTGGACTTCGTGACCGACGAGCACGGAACGTGCGTCACCCTCCGCACACGGCTGAGGTTTCCGACGTGA
- a CDS encoding nitroreductase family protein — protein sequence MEFEELLKRRRMVRHYAPEPVAERRLDRILQAARRGPSAGFTQGQSFVVVTDPARRAEIAGIAREPAYVKRGFDPWLSSAPVHVVICVSEQAYHERYREPDKLSGGAERPWPVPYWFVDGGCALMLMLLAAADEGLGAGFLDLDAEGYGALKRLLGIPGEVQPIGLVTIGVPAPDRRSGSLARGHKPEAEVVHRERWSSPDEL from the coding sequence ATGGAGTTCGAGGAGTTGCTCAAACGCCGTCGCATGGTGCGCCACTACGCCCCCGAGCCGGTCGCCGAGCGCCGGCTCGACCGGATCCTGCAGGCCGCCCGAAGGGGGCCGAGCGCCGGGTTCACGCAGGGGCAGTCCTTCGTGGTGGTGACCGACCCGGCCCGGCGCGCCGAGATCGCCGGGATCGCCCGGGAGCCCGCCTATGTCAAGCGTGGGTTCGACCCCTGGCTGTCGAGCGCCCCGGTTCACGTGGTGATTTGCGTTAGCGAGCAGGCGTACCACGAGCGCTACCGCGAGCCGGACAAGCTCTCCGGCGGCGCCGAAAGGCCCTGGCCGGTGCCCTACTGGTTCGTCGACGGGGGGTGCGCCCTGATGTTGATGCTGCTGGCGGCGGCCGACGAAGGCCTTGGAGCCGGGTTCCTGGACCTCGATGCGGAAGGTTACGGCGCCCTAAAGCGGCTGCTGGGGATCCCTGGAGAGGTGCAGCCGATTGGGCTGGTCACCATCGGGGTGCCGGCCCCGGACCGCCGGTCGGGCTCCCTGGCGCGGGGACACAAGCCGGAGGCCGAGGTCGTGCACCGGGAGCGTTGGAGCTCACCGGACGAGCTCTAG
- a CDS encoding NfeD family protein encodes MVATAPPRRGSLFLLTLIALGVLALAFPAATQAAPAEQSNVADYVEVSGALDSSAASFLLRHITASQEAGSALVILRVDTPGALDASMGPVLHAMSESTVPVLVWVAPGDAEAGSSGSLLALAGHLTVMSPGATVGPAYPLDLRDYRGEDTGDDGTAAEAIQQVAADGNKQLSPQAVDRLVSDALTAEEAVDLGVADGIEPTVQELLQSIRGVEVPLLDGSATIPDEPLTLRFVKMGVLERLAHSAMRPEYAYLLLLIGFFGLIFELYNPGLGAGGVAGTIALGFSFYAFTALPVSWIAVALLVLAIWLLTWDLSRGTLAILSILGVISLIAGTFLLYGGSHPAIRLSWWAAIGGIVMTVLFFVSVMTSAIRARTAKPLPGSDGILEAVGVARTDIAPDGQVMARGTLWRARTLGAAIGQGTAVKVKGISGLMLMVEPTNEAPAQSDVDTPVEIEEDA; translated from the coding sequence TTGGTCGCTACCGCCCCACCCCGCAGAGGGTCGCTGTTTCTGCTCACTCTGATCGCCCTCGGGGTGCTCGCGCTCGCCTTCCCGGCGGCTACCCAGGCCGCCCCGGCCGAGCAGTCGAACGTCGCCGACTACGTAGAGGTCAGCGGGGCGCTCGACTCCTCCGCCGCCAGCTTCCTCCTGCGGCACATCACCGCCTCGCAGGAGGCCGGTTCGGCACTGGTGATTCTTCGGGTCGACACCCCGGGCGCGCTCGATGCGTCGATGGGCCCGGTGCTCCACGCGATGTCCGAGTCGACCGTGCCGGTCCTGGTGTGGGTTGCCCCCGGCGACGCCGAGGCCGGCTCCTCCGGCTCCCTGCTGGCGCTCGCCGGGCATCTGACCGTGATGTCGCCCGGCGCCACCGTCGGACCCGCCTACCCGTTGGACCTCCGGGACTACCGGGGGGAGGACACCGGTGACGACGGCACCGCCGCCGAGGCCATCCAGCAGGTGGCCGCCGACGGCAACAAGCAGCTCAGCCCCCAGGCGGTCGACCGGCTGGTCTCCGACGCACTGACCGCCGAAGAAGCGGTGGACCTGGGCGTGGCCGACGGCATCGAGCCGACCGTACAGGAGCTGCTGCAGTCCATCCGGGGCGTGGAGGTTCCCCTCCTCGACGGCTCAGCCACGATCCCGGACGAACCGCTCACCCTCCGCTTCGTGAAGATGGGCGTGCTCGAGCGGCTCGCCCACAGCGCGATGCGCCCGGAGTACGCCTACCTTCTCCTGCTGATCGGCTTTTTCGGACTGATCTTCGAGCTCTACAACCCCGGCCTCGGCGCCGGAGGGGTGGCCGGGACCATCGCCCTCGGGTTCAGCTTCTACGCCTTCACGGCCCTGCCGGTTTCGTGGATCGCGGTGGCGCTGCTGGTCCTGGCGATCTGGTTGCTGACCTGGGACCTCAGCCGGGGGACCCTGGCCATCCTTTCGATCCTGGGTGTGATCTCACTGATCGCGGGGACCTTCCTGCTCTACGGCGGGTCGCACCCTGCGATCCGGTTGAGCTGGTGGGCGGCGATCGGCGGCATCGTGATGACCGTGCTGTTCTTCGTCTCGGTCATGACCTCGGCAATCCGGGCCCGGACGGCCAAGCCACTCCCCGGATCCGACGGGATCCTGGAGGCGGTCGGCGTCGCCCGCACCGACATTGCACCGGACGGCCAGGTCATGGCCCGGGGCACCCTGTGGAGGGCCCGCACGCTGGGAGCGGCCATAGGGCAGGGGACCGCGGTGAAGGTGAAGGGCATCTCCGGC
- a CDS encoding aspartate-semialdehyde dehydrogenase, with protein MKLPHAPIVAVVGATGAVGRVMLDILAERHYPASEVIAIASQRSAGKKIRYGNGTLTVRALEPGVFDGIDLVLLDTPDDVAAEWARPAVEAGAIVVDNSAAWRTDPDVPLVIPEANPEAVDRHKGIIANPNCATIGVIVPVAPLHKVYGLERMIVSTYQSTSGAGRGGVEELAEQSQKLASEMESLSEGLGSGVAPQPQMFAAPIAFNILPQIGSIKEDGSTSEEIKMLVETRKILSLPDVQVITTCVRVPTAVGHGAAVHARFSQPVDFDEIEGILRHAPGVRMSALPNAQEAAGKDACYVGRVRRDPFDPNSISFFTVSDNLRKGAALNAVQIAEILLPG; from the coding sequence ATGAAACTGCCCCACGCTCCTATCGTCGCGGTCGTCGGTGCCACCGGCGCGGTCGGACGCGTGATGCTCGACATACTGGCCGAGCGCCACTATCCGGCCTCCGAGGTCATCGCCATCGCCTCCCAGCGTTCGGCGGGCAAGAAGATCCGCTACGGCAACGGCACGCTCACGGTGAGGGCGCTCGAGCCGGGCGTCTTCGACGGTATCGACCTCGTCCTGCTCGACACCCCCGACGACGTCGCCGCCGAGTGGGCCCGTCCCGCCGTCGAAGCCGGGGCAATCGTCGTGGACAACTCGGCCGCCTGGCGGACCGACCCCGATGTCCCGCTGGTGATCCCCGAGGCCAACCCGGAGGCGGTCGACCGCCACAAGGGCATCATCGCCAACCCCAACTGCGCCACCATCGGCGTGATCGTGCCGGTAGCCCCGCTGCACAAGGTTTACGGACTGGAGCGCATGATTGTCTCCACCTACCAATCCACCTCCGGCGCCGGAAGGGGAGGGGTCGAAGAGCTGGCCGAGCAGTCGCAGAAGCTCGCGAGCGAGATGGAAAGCCTTTCCGAGGGCCTCGGCTCGGGCGTTGCGCCCCAGCCGCAGATGTTCGCCGCCCCCATCGCATTCAACATCCTCCCGCAGATCGGCAGCATCAAGGAGGACGGCTCGACCTCCGAGGAGATCAAGATGCTGGTCGAGACCCGCAAGATCCTTTCTCTGCCCGACGTTCAGGTGATCACCACCTGCGTCCGGGTGCCGACCGCGGTCGGCCACGGCGCTGCGGTACACGCCCGATTCTCGCAGCCGGTCGACTTCGACGAGATCGAGGGGATCCTGAGGCACGCCCCCGGCGTGAGGATGTCGGCGCTGCCGAACGCCCAGGAGGCGGCCGGCAAGGACGCCTGCTATGTCGGCCGGGTGCGCCGGGACCCCTTCGACCCGAACTCGATCAGCTTCTTTACCGTGTCCGACAACCTGCGCAAGGGGGCCGCGCTAAACGCGGTCCAGATCGCGGAGATCCTGCTACCCGGTTGA
- a CDS encoding VOC family protein: MAINGAHVLIYTPEPEALRAVFRDVLDWPHVDSGGGWLIFRLPPAELAFHPAEGPTYDSGVRTQLTFMCDDLRTTIKELTDRGLEIRGEPEDEGWGITTTLVLPGGVELMLYEPRHPTAI; the protein is encoded by the coding sequence ATGGCGATCAACGGCGCTCATGTGCTGATCTACACCCCGGAGCCGGAGGCTCTGAGGGCGGTCTTCAGAGACGTTTTAGACTGGCCCCACGTCGACTCCGGGGGCGGGTGGCTGATCTTCCGGCTCCCTCCGGCCGAGCTGGCGTTCCATCCGGCTGAGGGGCCGACCTACGACAGCGGTGTCCGCACCCAGCTGACGTTCATGTGCGACGACCTCCGCACGACGATCAAGGAGCTGACCGACCGGGGGCTCGAGATCCGCGGAGAGCCCGAGGACGAGGGCTGGGGGATCACGACGACCCTGGTGCTTCCCGGCGGCGTGGAGCTGATGTTGTACGAGCCTAGGCACCCCACCGCCATCTGA
- a CDS encoding HIT family protein yields the protein MSCIFCGILDGSIPAHVVWEDEHTLAFLDSRPVFPGHTLVVPRAHIETLPELPDDLLVPLFAAARRLATAMPEAMGGDGTFVAVNNKVSQSVPHLHVHVIPRKFKDGLRGFFWPRQRYDDEAHAGAVAAAIRKVVEAAG from the coding sequence TTGAGCTGCATCTTCTGCGGCATCCTGGACGGGTCCATCCCGGCACACGTGGTCTGGGAGGACGAACACACCCTGGCGTTCCTGGACAGCAGGCCGGTTTTTCCGGGACACACGCTGGTGGTCCCGAGGGCGCACATCGAAACGCTTCCCGAACTTCCTGACGACCTGCTGGTCCCGCTTTTCGCGGCGGCCCGGCGCCTGGCGACAGCCATGCCGGAGGCGATGGGCGGAGATGGGACGTTCGTCGCGGTGAACAACAAGGTGAGCCAGAGCGTCCCCCACCTGCACGTCCACGTGATCCCCCGCAAGTTCAAGGACGGCTTGAGGGGGTTCTTCTGGCCCCGCCAGAGGTACGACGACGAGGCACACGCCGGGGCGGTTGCGGCAGCCATTCGCAAGGTGGTTGAGGCCGCCGGGTAA